A window from Pseudomonadales bacterium encodes these proteins:
- the rplQ gene encoding 50S ribosomal protein L17 codes for MRHRNSGRSFSRTSAHRKVMFRNMAASLFEHELIKTTLPKAKELRSFAEPLITLAKVDTVANRRLAFDRVRDKKAVGKLFLTLGPRYKNRPGGYLRVLKCDYRAGDNAPMAYVELVDRPEE; via the coding sequence ATGCGCCATAGAAACAGTGGGCGTTCATTCAGTCGAACCAGTGCGCATCGCAAGGTCATGTTCCGGAACATGGCGGCCTCCCTTTTTGAGCATGAATTGATCAAGACCACTTTGCCCAAGGCGAAGGAACTGCGCAGTTTTGCGGAGCCGTTGATCACTTTGGCCAAAGTGGATACGGTTGCCAACAGAAGGTTGGCGTTTGATCGGGTCAGGGATAAAAAGGCGGTCGGTAAGCTGTTTTTGACCTTGGGTCCACGCTATAAAAACCGCCCAGGGGGTTATTTGCGTGTTCTCAAGTGCGACTATCGGGCAGGCGACAATGCACCGATGGCCTATGTGGAGTTGGTCGATCGTCCCGAGGAGTGA
- a CDS encoding RNA pyrophosphohydrolase, translated as MPRSPARGGRSRDEIDASGYRPNVGIILANPQGQLFWARRIGRQEAWQFPQGGIQRGESPEQALFRELHEEVGLEPHDVRILACTCGWLHYQLPKRLVRNQPDSHFVGQKQKWFLLMMQGEESRVRVDHSRHPEFSQWRWVSYWHPLSRVVEFKREVYRRALHELSLPLAEHLAG; from the coding sequence ATGCCGCGCTCGCCGGCGCGGGGTGGCCGCAGCCGCGATGAGATCGACGCATCCGGCTACCGTCCCAACGTCGGCATCATCCTGGCCAATCCACAGGGCCAACTATTTTGGGCCAGACGCATCGGACGACAAGAGGCATGGCAATTTCCCCAGGGCGGCATTCAACGTGGCGAATCGCCTGAACAGGCGCTGTTCCGCGAACTCCATGAAGAGGTCGGTCTTGAGCCGCACGATGTCCGCATCCTCGCCTGCACCTGTGGCTGGCTTCACTACCAGTTGCCCAAGCGACTGGTGCGCAACCAGCCTGACAGCCACTTCGTCGGTCAGAAGCAGAAGTGGTTCCTGTTGATGATGCAGGGCGAAGAGAGCCGGGTACGGGTCGATCACAGCCGCCATCCCGAATTTTCCCAGTGGCGCTGGGTGAGCTACTGGCATCCGTTGAGCCGCGTGGTGGAGTTCAAGCGTGAGGTGTACCGCCGCGCCCTGCATGAGCTCTCGCTGCCCCTGGCCGAACATCTTGCCGGCTGA
- a CDS encoding class I SAM-dependent rRNA methyltransferase, whose amino-acid sequence MTSTLPRLLLKSGHDRRIKKGHRWVYSNEVDTNRSPLTQFAPGTLATVTSAQGKPLGSALVNPSTLIAARLYSREGDVVIDEEMLTRRLEAALRLRRQLFASDHHRWVYGDSDALPGLVLDCYGEVVVGQISSAGMEQLKPMLETAIAAVYAPATLIWRNQGGFRAIEGLDEYTEVASGELPQQLEISENGGRFVAPAQGGQKTGWFYDHRLNRARLGIHARARRVLDLYSYVGGWGIQAALAGASSVTCVDSSAHALEWVNENARRNGVAERVSTEQGDAIDFLKACRDSRRQFDLILLDPPSLIPRRKFHTQGLKSYHQLNQLALKLLSDEGILITSSCSSHLQPAELWEVVVSAARHDGRLAQVLEQGHQGPDHPIHPAMPETQYLKSLTVRAC is encoded by the coding sequence ATGACCAGCACCCTGCCCAGACTCCTCCTCAAATCAGGCCATGACCGTCGCATCAAGAAGGGGCACCGCTGGGTCTACAGCAACGAAGTCGACACCAACCGTTCACCGCTGACCCAGTTCGCCCCCGGCACCCTGGCGACGGTCACCAGCGCCCAGGGCAAACCGCTCGGCAGTGCCCTGGTCAACCCCAGCACCCTGATTGCGGCCCGACTCTACAGCCGTGAGGGCGATGTGGTCATCGACGAAGAGATGCTGACGCGGCGACTGGAGGCCGCATTGCGGCTGCGCCGGCAACTCTTCGCCAGCGATCACCATCGCTGGGTCTATGGCGACAGCGATGCCTTGCCGGGACTGGTGCTCGACTGCTACGGCGAGGTGGTGGTCGGCCAGATCAGCAGCGCCGGCATGGAGCAGCTGAAGCCGATGCTCGAAACCGCCATCGCGGCCGTCTATGCGCCCGCCACGCTGATCTGGCGCAATCAAGGTGGCTTTCGCGCCATCGAAGGGCTGGACGAATACACCGAGGTGGCCAGCGGCGAACTGCCGCAACAGCTTGAGATCAGCGAGAATGGCGGCCGTTTCGTGGCGCCGGCCCAGGGCGGGCAAAAAACCGGCTGGTTCTATGACCATCGCCTCAACCGCGCCCGACTCGGCATCCACGCCCGCGCACGGCGGGTGCTCGACCTCTACAGCTACGTCGGCGGCTGGGGTATTCAGGCGGCACTGGCCGGTGCCAGCAGCGTCACCTGTGTCGACAGTTCGGCCCATGCCCTGGAGTGGGTCAACGAGAACGCCCGCCGCAATGGCGTGGCCGAGCGGGTCAGCACCGAACAGGGCGATGCCATCGACTTCCTCAAGGCGTGCCGCGACAGCCGGCGCCAGTTCGACCTTATTCTGCTCGATCCGCCGAGCCTGATCCCTCGCCGCAAGTTCCACACTCAGGGGCTCAAGAGCTACCACCAGCTCAATCAGCTTGCGCTCAAGCTGTTGAGCGACGAGGGCATTCTGATCACCTCATCCTGCTCCAGCCACCTGCAACCTGCCGAACTGTGGGAGGTGGTGGTCAGTGCGGCCCGCCATGACGGCCGTCTGGCACAGGTTCTCGAGCAGGGGCATCAGGGACCGGATCACCCGATCCATCCAGCAATGCCGGAGACCCAGTACCTGAAGAGCCTGACGGTGCGCGCCTGCTAG
- the rpmJ gene encoding 50S ribosomal protein L36: MKVRASVKKVCRNCKVVKRKGVVRIICAVEPRHKQRQG; the protein is encoded by the coding sequence ATGAAAGTCAGAGCGTCTGTCAAAAAAGTTTGCCGAAATTGCAAAGTGGTGAAGCGCAAAGGCGTGGTCCGGATCATTTGTGCAGTCGAGCCACGGCATAAGCAAAGGCAAGGCTGA
- the rpsD gene encoding 30S ribosomal protein S4 translates to MARYIGSTCKLARREGSDLSLKSGVRPLESKCKIAALPGQHGQQKGRLSDYGVQLREKQKVRRIYGVLEKQFKNYYLKAARLKGATGENLLRLLESRLDNVVYRMGFASTRAEARQLVSHKSILVDGKVVNIPSFQVEAGSSIEVREKAKGQLRIRSALELSEGRKSCDWISVDMTKLQGVFTRFPDRQDLPSEINENLIVELYSR, encoded by the coding sequence ATGGCTAGGTATATTGGATCTACCTGTAAGTTGGCGCGGCGTGAAGGGTCAGATCTTTCGCTTAAGAGTGGCGTCCGACCCCTTGAGTCAAAATGCAAGATTGCGGCTTTGCCAGGGCAGCATGGGCAGCAGAAAGGCAGGCTTTCTGATTATGGAGTCCAGCTTCGAGAAAAGCAGAAGGTTCGCCGAATCTACGGAGTGCTTGAGAAACAATTCAAGAACTACTACCTGAAGGCAGCCCGTTTGAAAGGCGCCACCGGTGAGAATTTGCTCAGATTGTTGGAGTCGCGTCTTGACAATGTGGTGTATCGCATGGGGTTTGCTTCAACGAGAGCGGAAGCACGCCAACTGGTGAGCCACAAATCCATTCTGGTTGATGGAAAGGTTGTAAACATTCCCTCGTTTCAGGTTGAGGCCGGTTCTTCAATTGAAGTTCGTGAAAAAGCGAAAGGGCAGTTGCGGATCCGTTCTGCGCTTGAATTGTCTGAAGGCCGAAAAAGCTGTGATTGGATTTCGGTGGACATGACAAAGCTGCAAGGTGTCTTCACGCGATTCCCGGATCGACAGGATCTGCCATCCGAGATCAATGAAAATTTGATTGTCGAGCTGTATTCGCGATGA
- a CDS encoding HAD family hydrolase, which translates to MPLAIFDLDNTLLGGDSDHAWGEFLVSEGWVDAERFRASNDLFYQRYLNGDLDIFEYQAFALAPLKEMGRAMAEQLRARFLTERIAPLILPKGLALLEQHRRRGDFLLIITATSHFITEPIASQLAVDDLIATMPELADGEFTGRVAGVPSFREGKVARLRQWLDERALSLDGSSFYSDSHNDLPLLSLVENPVAVDPDPLLEAHARGASWPVISLR; encoded by the coding sequence GTGCCACTGGCAATCTTTGATCTCGACAACACCCTGCTCGGTGGCGACAGCGACCATGCCTGGGGAGAGTTTCTGGTGAGCGAAGGCTGGGTCGATGCGGAGCGATTTCGTGCCAGCAACGATCTGTTCTATCAGCGCTATCTCAATGGTGACCTTGATATTTTTGAGTATCAGGCGTTTGCCCTGGCGCCGCTGAAGGAGATGGGGCGCGCGATGGCAGAACAGTTGCGTGCACGATTTCTGACTGAGCGCATCGCTCCGCTGATTCTGCCCAAGGGGCTGGCGCTGCTGGAGCAGCATCGGCGTCGCGGCGACTTTCTGTTGATCATCACCGCCACCAGTCACTTCATCACCGAGCCGATTGCCAGCCAACTGGCGGTGGATGATCTGATTGCCACCATGCCGGAGCTGGCCGATGGCGAGTTCACCGGCCGGGTGGCCGGTGTTCCGAGCTTTCGCGAGGGAAAGGTGGCGCGGCTGCGGCAGTGGCTTGACGAACGTGCGCTGTCGTTGGATGGCAGCAGCTTCTACAGCGACTCGCACAACGATCTGCCGCTGCTGAGCCTGGTGGAGAATCCGGTGGCGGTCGATCCTGACCCACTGCTGGAGGCCCACGCGCGCGGCGCGAGCTGGCCGGTCATCTCGCTGCGATAG
- the secY gene encoding preprotein translocase subunit SecY, whose translation MAQVPQKAPAGFNELINRLGFLLLAIIVYRIGTHIPVPGINPNRLAALFEKSQGTILGLFNMFSGGALERMSILALGIMPYISASIIMQLLSTITPQLEQLKKEGEAGRRKITQYTRYLTLVLASIQAVGMSLGLAGQNLAFASNLSFHFVASVSLITGSIFLMWLGEQITERGIGNGISMLIFAGIAAGFPSAIGQAIEQTRQGELNIFVLFVIALVALVVVAFVVFIERGQRRITINYAKRQQGRTSYAAQVSHLPLKINMSGVIPAIFASSILLFPASIAQWLGQSNGFSWLQEVAMMLSPGQPLNIILFAVLIIFFSFFYTAMMFNPREVAENLKRSGALIPGIRPGDMSARYIDGVLMRLTLFGAIYIAAVCLLPQFLVVLFNVPFYLGGTSLLIVVVVVMDFVAQIQSHLMSHRYESLMKKSARK comes from the coding sequence ATGGCGCAAGTTCCACAAAAAGCTCCAGCTGGATTCAATGAGCTCATCAACCGGCTGGGCTTTCTTCTGTTGGCGATTATTGTCTATCGGATTGGAACACATATACCTGTTCCTGGCATCAACCCGAATCGGTTGGCTGCACTGTTTGAGAAGAGCCAGGGAACGATTCTCGGTCTTTTCAACATGTTTTCAGGTGGTGCGCTTGAGCGGATGAGCATTCTTGCGCTTGGGATCATGCCGTACATATCGGCATCGATCATCATGCAGTTGCTGTCGACCATCACTCCTCAGCTTGAGCAGTTGAAAAAGGAGGGAGAGGCTGGTCGCCGGAAGATAACGCAATATACCCGCTATCTGACGCTTGTGCTGGCATCCATCCAGGCGGTAGGCATGTCTCTCGGGCTGGCGGGGCAGAATTTGGCTTTTGCTTCAAACTTGAGTTTCCATTTCGTGGCGTCAGTCTCCTTGATCACGGGCTCAATCTTTTTAATGTGGCTTGGCGAACAGATTACTGAGAGAGGCATTGGAAACGGCATCTCCATGCTCATTTTTGCTGGAATCGCTGCAGGTTTTCCTTCTGCAATTGGTCAGGCGATCGAGCAGACTCGGCAGGGTGAGTTGAATATATTTGTTCTTTTTGTGATTGCACTGGTTGCATTGGTGGTCGTGGCCTTTGTGGTCTTCATTGAGCGTGGTCAGCGACGTATCACGATCAACTATGCAAAGCGACAGCAAGGTCGGACAAGCTATGCCGCGCAAGTTTCTCATCTGCCACTCAAGATCAACATGTCAGGTGTGATACCTGCCATTTTCGCCAGCAGCATTCTTCTGTTTCCTGCCTCGATTGCGCAATGGTTAGGACAGTCCAATGGCTTCTCCTGGCTGCAGGAGGTTGCGATGATGCTCAGCCCCGGGCAACCGCTGAATATCATTCTTTTTGCGGTTTTGATAATATTTTTCAGCTTCTTCTACACGGCTATGATGTTCAACCCTCGTGAAGTGGCGGAAAATCTGAAACGATCTGGCGCTTTGATCCCGGGGATTCGACCTGGGGATATGTCTGCGCGCTACATCGATGGAGTGTTGATGAGGTTGACGCTTTTTGGCGCGATTTATATTGCCGCTGTCTGTCTGTTGCCGCAGTTTCTGGTTGTTTTGTTTAATGTGCCGTTCTACCTTGGTGGAACATCGCTGCTGATCGTTGTGGTTGTCGTGATGGACTTTGTGGCGCAAATCCAGTCGCATCTAATGAGTCATCGCTATGAATCGTTGATGAAGAAGTCGGCCAGAAAATGA
- the rpoA gene encoding DNA-directed RNA polymerase subunit alpha — protein MQNFTADLLAPGSIEVQEISRHRAKIILEPLESGFGHTLGNALRRILLSSMPGAAISHVEITGVDHAYSTIEGVREDVVEIMLNLKNVAIRMDGRSRALCTLTKQGPGTITAGDIKLSNDMEVANPDFVIAHIVDDSEVKMSLEVSKGTGYVTSDSTRALDSDTVPIGRLYLDASFSPIRRVAYSVESARVEQRTNLDKLIIEIETNGTIGAEEAVRGAASILQQQLAVFIDLRDEIKREPSRHKSQVDPILLRPVDELELTVRSANCLKAENIHYIGDLIQRTEVELLKTPNLGKKSLTEIKDVLAVHGLSLGMRLDDWPPYELKKPD, from the coding sequence ATGCAAAATTTCACAGCTGATCTTTTGGCTCCCGGATCTATTGAAGTCCAGGAAATATCGCGTCACAGAGCCAAGATCATTCTGGAGCCGTTGGAATCTGGCTTTGGTCATACGCTGGGCAATGCATTGCGGCGCATTCTGCTCTCATCGATGCCTGGTGCTGCCATTAGCCATGTTGAAATCACTGGTGTCGATCACGCTTACAGCACCATCGAGGGTGTACGGGAAGATGTGGTCGAGATCATGCTCAACTTGAAAAATGTTGCAATTCGCATGGATGGGCGTTCGCGCGCACTGTGCACTTTGACCAAGCAAGGTCCAGGGACCATTACCGCAGGCGACATCAAACTGTCTAATGACATGGAGGTTGCCAATCCTGATTTCGTCATTGCACACATCGTTGACGATTCAGAAGTGAAAATGTCACTGGAGGTTTCGAAGGGCACTGGCTACGTGACCAGCGACTCTACACGGGCTCTTGACAGCGATACGGTGCCAATTGGCAGACTTTATCTGGATGCAAGCTTCAGCCCGATCAGAAGGGTTGCTTACAGCGTTGAGTCGGCACGAGTCGAGCAGCGCACAAACCTGGATAAACTGATCATTGAAATTGAAACCAACGGCACCATTGGTGCTGAAGAGGCAGTACGTGGTGCTGCATCAATTCTCCAACAGCAGTTGGCAGTCTTCATTGATTTGAGAGATGAGATCAAGCGTGAGCCAAGCCGCCACAAGAGCCAGGTTGATCCGATTCTTTTGCGGCCCGTCGATGAGCTGGAGCTGACGGTACGTTCTGCCAACTGTCTGAAAGCAGAGAATATCCACTATATCGGCGATCTGATCCAGCGCACAGAAGTCGAATTGCTGAAGACGCCAAACCTGGGCAAAAAATCGCTGACCGAAATCAAGGATGTGCTGGCGGTTCATGGATTGTCGTTGGGTATGCGGTTGGATGATTGGCCTCCTTACGAGTTGAAGAAGCCGGATTGA
- the rplO gene encoding 50S ribosomal protein L15 encodes MGNLLSLNELSPGLGSKTGKKRVGRGIGSGLGKTCGRGHKGQRARKSGNVKAGFEGGQMPLQRRLPKFGFTSQISLRTAEVRLQELNALPQEVIEVDFSTLKKFGIVRKDMKRAKLIGASGFDRAITLRGIMVSAGALAAIEAAGGRLDS; translated from the coding sequence ATGGGCAATTTACTCTCCCTGAATGAGCTTTCTCCCGGGTTGGGTTCCAAGACTGGAAAAAAACGGGTCGGCCGCGGCATTGGTAGCGGGCTTGGAAAGACATGCGGTCGCGGACACAAGGGGCAGCGGGCACGCAAAAGTGGCAATGTCAAAGCCGGGTTTGAAGGTGGTCAGATGCCGCTCCAGCGGCGGTTACCGAAATTTGGCTTCACTTCGCAGATCTCTCTGAGAACGGCTGAGGTTCGGCTCCAGGAATTGAACGCTCTCCCTCAAGAGGTGATCGAAGTCGATTTTTCGACGCTGAAGAAATTCGGCATCGTCAGAAAAGACATGAAGCGTGCCAAATTGATCGGTGCCTCTGGATTCGATCGCGCCATTACTCTGCGAGGTATAATGGTCAGCGCCGGTGCGCTTGCTGCGATTGAAGCCGCTGGCGGAAGACTTGATTCGTAA
- the rpsK gene encoding 30S ribosomal protein S11 yields the protein MAKNDSSSRKKAKRNVTEGVAHIFASFNNTIVTITDRQGNTLSWATSGGSGFRGSRKSTPFAAQVASERAATAAQEYGLKNVNVEVKGPGPGRESAVRALHNSGLKVGSITDVTPIPHNGCRPPKRRRV from the coding sequence ATGGCTAAGAACGATAGCAGTTCAAGAAAGAAGGCGAAAAGGAATGTCACTGAAGGGGTTGCGCACATTTTTGCCTCCTTCAACAATACCATCGTCACGATCACTGACCGTCAAGGAAACACATTGTCATGGGCCACCTCGGGTGGTTCTGGCTTTCGTGGTTCAAGAAAGAGCACACCCTTTGCGGCTCAGGTTGCCTCGGAGCGCGCTGCCACGGCTGCCCAGGAGTATGGCCTGAAGAATGTGAATGTCGAAGTAAAGGGCCCGGGCCCTGGAAGAGAGTCGGCAGTGCGTGCACTGCACAACAGTGGGCTGAAAGTTGGCAGTATTACTGATGTTACACCGATTCCGCACAACGGTTGCCGTCCTCCGAAACGGCGCCGTGTCTGA
- the gcvPB gene encoding aminomethyl-transferring glycine dehydrogenase subunit GcvPB, producing MLIFDQSRPQRAAHAQAPDRSTDCSDLPTELLRATPPPLPELSELQVVRHYTRLSQRNFSIDTHFYPLGSCTMKYNPRGAHKAASLPGFLNRHPLAPISLSQGFLGALHRLQEILQSVTGMAGVSLTPMAGAQGEFAGVAMIRAYHQARADHARSEILIPAAAHGTNPATAAMCGYGVREIPLKPDGDVDLTALRAALGPHTAGLMMTNPSTCGLFERGISEIADAVHGAGGLLYYDGANLNAILGRAKPGAMGFDVLHLNLHKTFATPHGGGGPGAGPVAVNERLLPYLPTPYVGKVVDADGQPRFGWIDQAQAPASIGHLSSFMGNAGILLRALAYALMLGREGMARVSDHATLNANYLAQRLVEIGYELAYPQRRATHEFIITLQQSAKALGITAMDVAKRLLDHGYHAPTTYFPLIVPEALLIEPTETESKETLDGFIDAMAKILTEATHDPERLRQAPHSLPVRRLDDTRASRNPDLVWRPDANLNRNPS from the coding sequence ATGCTGATTTTTGACCAGAGCCGTCCCCAGCGCGCCGCCCATGCACAGGCGCCCGATCGATCGACCGATTGCAGCGACCTGCCCACCGAACTGCTGCGTGCGACACCGCCACCGCTGCCGGAACTCTCCGAACTGCAGGTGGTGCGCCACTACACCCGGCTGTCGCAGCGCAACTTCTCGATCGACACCCACTTCTACCCGCTCGGCTCCTGCACGATGAAGTACAACCCGCGCGGCGCCCACAAGGCCGCCTCGCTGCCGGGCTTTCTCAACCGCCATCCGCTGGCGCCGATCAGCCTCAGCCAGGGTTTTCTCGGCGCGCTCCATCGGCTGCAGGAGATTCTGCAGAGCGTGACCGGCATGGCCGGTGTCTCACTGACGCCGATGGCCGGGGCCCAGGGCGAATTCGCCGGCGTGGCGATGATTCGCGCCTACCACCAGGCCCGCGCCGACCATGCCCGCAGCGAGATTCTGATCCCGGCTGCCGCCCATGGCACCAACCCGGCCACGGCAGCGATGTGCGGCTACGGCGTGCGGGAGATTCCGCTCAAGCCCGATGGCGATGTCGACCTCACCGCACTGCGGGCGGCGCTCGGCCCCCACACCGCCGGGCTGATGATGACCAACCCCTCGACCTGCGGCCTGTTCGAGCGCGGCATCAGCGAGATCGCCGACGCCGTGCATGGCGCCGGCGGCCTGCTCTACTACGACGGCGCCAATCTCAATGCCATCCTCGGCCGCGCCAAGCCGGGTGCGATGGGCTTCGATGTCCTGCATCTCAACCTGCACAAGACCTTCGCCACCCCCCATGGCGGCGGTGGACCCGGTGCCGGTCCGGTGGCGGTCAACGAGCGGTTGCTGCCCTACCTGCCGACGCCCTATGTCGGCAAGGTGGTCGATGCCGACGGCCAACCCCGGTTCGGCTGGATCGATCAGGCGCAGGCCCCCGCTTCGATCGGCCATCTGAGCAGCTTCATGGGCAATGCCGGCATCCTGCTGCGCGCCCTCGCCTATGCGCTGATGCTGGGGCGCGAAGGCATGGCGCGAGTCAGCGACCACGCCACCCTCAACGCCAACTACCTCGCCCAGCGTCTGGTCGAGATCGGCTATGAGCTGGCCTATCCGCAGCGGCGCGCCACCCATGAGTTCATCATCACGCTGCAACAGAGCGCCAAGGCGCTTGGCATCACTGCAATGGATGTGGCCAAGCGGCTGCTCGACCACGGCTACCACGCCCCCACCACCTACTTTCCGCTGATCGTGCCCGAAGCGCTGCTGATCGAGCCAACCGAAACCGAGAGCAAGGAGACGCTCGATGGATTCATCGATGCGATGGCAAAAATTCTCACCGAGGCCACACACGACCCGGAGCGGCTGCGCCAGGCACCACACAGCCTGCCGGTACGTCGCCTGGATGACACCCGCGCCAGCCGCAATCCCGATCTGGTCTGGCGCCCCGATGCCAATCTCAACCGCAATCCGAGCTGA
- the rpsM gene encoding 30S ribosomal protein S13, whose protein sequence is MARIAGINIPDNKHAVISLTYIYGIGKTTALKICANSGIDPAKKIQDLSGEQLDVIRNEVAKFVVEGDLRRETSMSIKRLMDLGCYRGLRHRRGLPLRGQRTRTNARTRKGPRKPIRK, encoded by the coding sequence ATGGCTCGTATTGCGGGAATTAACATTCCAGACAACAAGCATGCTGTCATATCTCTGACTTACATCTACGGGATTGGCAAGACCACTGCGCTCAAGATATGTGCGAATTCTGGAATTGATCCTGCGAAAAAGATTCAGGATCTCTCGGGAGAGCAACTTGATGTCATCCGAAATGAAGTCGCCAAGTTTGTTGTGGAGGGTGACCTCAGACGTGAGACGTCGATGAGCATCAAGCGATTGATGGATCTTGGCTGCTACCGCGGATTGCGCCATCGTCGTGGTTTGCCGTTGAGAGGCCAGCGTACCCGTACCAATGCGCGAACCCGTAAAGGCCCGCGCAAGCCGATCCGTAAGTAA
- a CDS encoding DEAD/DEAH box helicase, translating into MHSATADAPQPLNFADLGLPEPIQRALDDLGYESPSPIQARTIPFLLAGRDLLGQAQTGTGKTAAFALPLLTQIDLSRPQLQGLVLAPTRELALQVSEAFRSYAVHLPGFRICTVYGGQGYREQLIQLRQGVHVVVGTPGRVMDHMRRGTLDLGTINHLVLDEADEMLRMGFIDDVEWILEQTPPKRQVALFSATMPVPIRRIARQHLHDAEEVAIKSQTTTVEAIRQRFWRVGGVDKFEALSRILETIDHDAIIIFVRTKTETLALAEQLNARGHTAAPLNGDIPQSLREQTIARLKSGETAILVATDVAARGLDIDRVTHVINYDIPYDPEAYVHRIGRTGRAGRSGEAILFVTQRENRLLHAIEQTTGHKIERMYLPTVAEVNQKRIERFHAHISSALDTFDLTLYQKLLQEYQTQSQRPLIDIASALAAMLIGGELLLPQPSEEEEQLQQRSRDGGRTREREAPSVRRATSDTGPKRGKMTAPVDASLENYRVEVGRNQGLKPGNLVGAIANEAGIDSKYIGRIEIFDDYSLVGLPQGMPKELLHLLKKVWVAGKQLKISRYEQPTTTKGAAKTKYPPFAEKQKGRPAGSKNR; encoded by the coding sequence ATGCACTCTGCCACTGCCGACGCTCCACAACCCCTCAACTTTGCCGACCTTGGCCTGCCGGAACCGATCCAGCGCGCACTCGATGATCTCGGCTATGAAAGCCCCTCGCCCATCCAGGCCCGAACCATCCCCTTTCTGCTGGCGGGTCGGGACCTGCTGGGGCAAGCACAGACCGGCACCGGCAAGACTGCCGCCTTTGCACTGCCGCTGCTGACGCAGATCGACCTCAGCCGTCCGCAACTGCAAGGGCTGGTTCTGGCCCCGACCCGCGAACTGGCACTGCAGGTGTCTGAAGCCTTCCGCAGCTATGCAGTCCATCTGCCTGGCTTCAGGATCTGCACGGTCTACGGCGGTCAGGGCTACCGCGAGCAGTTGATACAGTTGCGGCAGGGGGTCCATGTCGTCGTCGGCACCCCGGGGCGGGTCATGGACCACATGCGCCGCGGCACCCTCGACCTCGGCACCATCAACCACCTGGTGCTTGATGAAGCCGATGAAATGCTGCGGATGGGCTTCATCGACGACGTCGAATGGATCCTGGAACAGACACCACCCAAGCGGCAGGTTGCGCTCTTCTCCGCCACCATGCCAGTGCCGATCCGCCGTATCGCCCGGCAGCACCTGCATGACGCCGAAGAGGTCGCCATCAAATCGCAGACCACCACGGTCGAAGCGATTCGCCAGCGCTTCTGGCGCGTCGGCGGTGTCGACAAGTTCGAGGCCTTGAGCCGAATTCTCGAGACCATCGACCACGATGCCATCATCATCTTCGTGCGCACCAAGACCGAAACCCTGGCATTGGCGGAGCAGCTCAACGCCCGTGGACACACTGCTGCACCGCTCAATGGCGACATCCCGCAAAGCCTGCGGGAGCAGACCATCGCCCGGCTCAAAAGTGGCGAGACCGCCATCCTAGTCGCCACCGATGTCGCCGCACGTGGACTCGACATCGACCGCGTGACCCATGTGATCAACTACGACATCCCCTACGATCCCGAAGCCTACGTCCACCGCATAGGACGCACTGGCCGCGCTGGACGCAGCGGTGAGGCGATCCTCTTCGTCACCCAGCGCGAAAACCGCCTGCTGCATGCCATCGAACAGACCACTGGGCACAAAATCGAGCGGATGTACCTGCCCACAGTGGCTGAAGTCAACCAGAAGCGCATCGAACGTTTCCATGCACACATCAGCAGCGCCCTCGACACCTTCGACCTGACGCTCTATCAGAAACTGCTGCAGGAGTATCAGACACAGAGTCAACGGCCACTGATCGACATCGCCTCGGCACTCGCCGCCATGCTGATCGGTGGAGAGTTGCTACTGCCGCAACCAAGTGAAGAAGAAGAGCAGCTTCAACAGCGCAGTCGAGATGGGGGTCGTACTCGCGAACGCGAGGCCCCCAGCGTTCGACGTGCGACATCAGACACCGGACCGAAACGCGGAAAAATGACCGCTCCAGTGGATGCTTCGCTGGAGAATTACCGCGTCGAAGTCGGTCGCAACCAAGGCCTCAAGCCCGGTAACCTGGTCGGCGCCATTGCCAATGAAGCCGGCATCGACAGCAAATATATCGGCCGCATCGAAATATTCGACGACTACAGCCTAGTTGGACTGCCGCAAGGCATGCCCAAAGAGCTGTTGCATCTGCTCAAGAAGGTCTGGGTCGCCGGCAAACAGCTCAAGATCAGCCGCTATGAGCAGCCCACCACTACAAAGGGCGCAGCCAAGACAAAATATCCCCCCTTTGCAGAAAAGCAAAAGGGCCGTCCAGCAGGCAGCAAAAACAGGTGA